One genomic segment of Chitinophaga parva includes these proteins:
- a CDS encoding DUF6377 domain-containing protein has translation MKYLPTRILWLLFLPLGLLAQGTPASTLRTLNEAIAQAPRYDAVKRQRIQALQTTLARTPAAALQERFAVCGQLYDEYKVFNYDSAYRYARTLQTLAAQLQDPARVTFARIKLSFILLSSGMFKETYDSLSLVHIDDAPDSLRAEYYTLLARYYYDLADFDNDTYHTPGYTRLANRYVDSALQLYDAKSFQYAYFNGLKYIRSGNMDSALTSFQQIINNPMLSTHQYAVTASTLSDIYIQRGQVDTAISLLIEAAIADIKTSTKETAALFNLATLLYKKDDVKHAAAYIEQAIRDAMFYGARQRKVQMSAILPLIESEKVNRVESQQQMLFIYSAIVTFLLLVVVWLAVVIFRQFNKLKHAQRLITESATHQREINAKLEEANRIKEEYIGYFFNVNSVFFNKMERFKKSLDQKVNDRKLEEIRFLVNNINLKQEKEDLLRDFDKVFLKLFPNFVQDYNGLFEPADQVKLKDQELLNTDLRIFALIRMGIHDNEKIAQILEYSVNTINTYKTRIKNRSKVPNEAFEHHIMEIKAE, from the coding sequence ATGAAATATCTGCCAACCCGTATACTTTGGTTGCTGTTTTTGCCCCTGGGACTGCTGGCACAGGGTACCCCTGCCTCCACCTTGCGCACCCTCAATGAAGCCATTGCCCAGGCGCCCCGCTACGATGCGGTGAAACGGCAACGCATCCAGGCCCTTCAAACCACCCTTGCCCGTACCCCTGCTGCGGCGCTGCAGGAACGGTTTGCCGTGTGCGGCCAGCTGTACGACGAATACAAGGTGTTCAATTACGACTCCGCCTACCGCTATGCCCGCACCCTGCAAACCCTGGCCGCCCAGCTACAGGACCCGGCCCGTGTTACCTTTGCCCGCATCAAACTCAGTTTTATATTATTGTCGTCCGGCATGTTCAAGGAAACCTATGATTCCCTGAGCCTGGTGCATATTGACGATGCGCCGGATAGCCTCCGCGCGGAATACTACACCCTGCTGGCCCGCTATTATTACGACCTGGCCGATTTTGACAACGACACCTATCATACCCCGGGGTACACCCGCCTGGCTAACCGTTACGTGGATTCTGCCCTGCAGCTGTACGATGCAAAAAGCTTCCAGTATGCTTACTTCAACGGGTTGAAGTACATCCGCAGTGGCAACATGGACAGTGCACTGACCAGTTTCCAGCAGATCATCAACAACCCTATGCTGAGCACCCACCAGTATGCGGTGACCGCTTCCACGCTGAGCGACATCTACATCCAGCGCGGGCAGGTAGATACGGCCATTTCCCTTCTGATAGAAGCTGCCATTGCGGATATTAAAACCTCTACCAAGGAAACCGCTGCACTTTTTAACCTGGCTACCTTATTATATAAAAAGGACGATGTAAAGCATGCCGCGGCCTATATTGAACAAGCCATCCGCGATGCCATGTTCTACGGGGCCCGCCAGCGCAAGGTGCAGATGAGCGCTATTTTGCCGCTGATAGAATCGGAAAAGGTGAACCGGGTGGAGAGCCAGCAGCAAATGCTGTTCATTTACTCTGCCATCGTCACTTTCCTGCTGCTGGTGGTGGTATGGCTGGCGGTGGTGATCTTCCGCCAGTTCAATAAACTGAAACACGCCCAGCGCCTCATCACAGAATCGGCCACCCACCAGCGGGAGATCAATGCGAAGCTGGAGGAGGCCAACCGGATTAAAGAGGAATACATCGGCTACTTCTTTAATGTCAATTCCGTGTTCTTTAATAAAATGGAGCGGTTTAAGAAATCGCTGGACCAGAAGGTGAATGACCGGAAGCTGGAAGAGATCCGGTTTTTGGTGAATAACATTAACCTGAAGCAGGAAAAGGAAGACCTGCTGCGCGATTTTGACAAGGTGTTCCTGAAACTATTCCCCAATTTTGTGCAGGACTACAACGGGCTGTTTGAGCCCGCGGACCAGGTGAAGCTCAAAGACCAGGAGTTGTTGAATACAGACCTGCGGATCTTTGCGCTCATCCGGATGGGGATCCATGACAATGAGAAGATTGCGCAGATCCTGGAGTATTCGGTGAATACGATCAATACGTATAAGACCCGGATCAAGAATAGATCAAAAGTGCCGAACGAGGCGTTTGAACATCATATTATGGAGATAAAGGCGGAGTAA
- a CDS encoding TonB-dependent receptor, which translates to MMLCSIRPVWALGTEEGDDQFGSVHGVIRTADGTAAPAVTVQLKGTHKNTQTDENGHYAIRRITAGDYTLLVSLMGYAPVEKAVSVTAGRSSQVDLVLEVSNQQLKEVTIAGNKRNKFTRSTSGDVGKMQLNRLENAQSYSVIPKELLADQIAITQDDALKNATGLTKMWDAVGRPGAGGSIYLLRGFTTTANFRNGMPSVVNSKVDAVNTESIEVIKGPSGTLFGSSLTSYGGLINRVTKKPYDGRGGEVGFTTGSYGLSRVTADLNTPLDSAHQVMFRLNGAYTSQGTWQDNGFSRSVALAPSLSYKVNDRLTFNFDAEIYHNVGTGFPMFFYPYWLTVKQLGASTPDQLNIDYKRAYQSNDLSVTSDNYNFFGEAVYKMSNNWTSRTLVTTTRSTSEGAMPYFYPTTGDSIIRMAWKPSGYDNSLDIQQNFNGDFHIGSLRNRLVAGLDFYHYNSNIYYREFVNQGQSDFFDIVKMRGADPNYVNLNRDQVDHLYNTLPAPAYPYTIIYQTNTYSAYFNDVLNLTDRLSVMAGLRIDYFDNKGTFNVQTGKINDGSAYHQTALSPKFGAVYQVIKDKLSVFGNYQNGFTNQQGADSAGHTFKPEQANQWEGGVKAGLFDGRLSGSISYYNIDVKDVVRADPSHPSFSIQNGTQRSKGLEVEIAANPFSGMNVIAGYAYNDSKFVLSDNDSQGRRPGTAGPANLANLWISYRIPSGVAKGLGFGFGGNYASENKIINTASQGVFYLPAYTVLNASISYDRAKFRVALKLNNLTDKQYFTGYSTFNAQMPRQFVGSVAFRF; encoded by the coding sequence ATGATGCTCTGTAGCATCCGCCCCGTGTGGGCCCTTGGCACGGAAGAAGGCGATGACCAGTTTGGCAGCGTGCACGGTGTGATCCGCACGGCAGATGGAACAGCAGCGCCGGCGGTGACTGTACAATTAAAAGGCACTCATAAAAACACCCAGACCGACGAGAATGGTCATTACGCCATCCGCCGCATAACCGCCGGCGATTATACCCTGCTGGTAAGCCTTATGGGCTATGCCCCGGTAGAAAAAGCCGTATCAGTAACGGCGGGCAGATCCTCCCAGGTAGACCTGGTGCTGGAAGTGTCTAACCAGCAGCTGAAGGAAGTAACAATTGCGGGTAATAAGCGCAATAAATTCACCCGCTCCACCTCCGGTGATGTAGGTAAAATGCAGCTGAACCGCCTGGAAAACGCCCAGTCCTACTCCGTAATCCCGAAGGAGCTGCTGGCAGACCAGATTGCCATCACCCAGGATGATGCGCTGAAGAATGCCACCGGCCTTACCAAGATGTGGGACGCCGTAGGCCGGCCCGGTGCCGGCGGCAGCATCTACCTGCTGCGCGGCTTCACTACCACTGCCAACTTCCGCAACGGCATGCCCAGCGTGGTAAATTCCAAGGTGGATGCAGTGAATACAGAAAGCATTGAAGTGATCAAAGGCCCCTCCGGTACTTTGTTTGGCAGCAGCCTCACTTCTTACGGTGGTCTTATTAACCGTGTGACTAAAAAGCCTTATGACGGCCGCGGTGGTGAAGTAGGCTTCACTACCGGCAGCTATGGCCTTAGCCGTGTTACGGCAGATCTGAACACCCCGCTGGACAGCGCCCACCAGGTAATGTTCCGCCTCAATGGCGCCTACACCAGCCAGGGCACCTGGCAGGACAACGGTTTTTCCCGCAGCGTAGCACTGGCTCCCTCCCTGAGCTATAAAGTAAATGACCGCCTGACCTTCAACTTTGATGCGGAAATTTACCACAACGTAGGTACCGGCTTCCCGATGTTCTTCTACCCTTACTGGCTCACTGTGAAACAACTGGGCGCCAGCACCCCTGACCAGCTGAACATTGACTACAAACGCGCTTACCAAAGCAACGACCTGTCTGTAACCAGCGACAACTACAACTTCTTTGGAGAAGCAGTGTACAAGATGTCCAATAACTGGACCTCCCGTACCCTGGTAACCACCACGCGCAGCACCTCTGAAGGCGCTATGCCCTACTTCTACCCTACTACCGGCGATTCCATCATCCGCATGGCCTGGAAGCCTTCCGGCTATGATAACAGCCTTGATATCCAGCAGAACTTCAATGGTGATTTTCACATTGGCAGCCTGCGTAACCGCCTGGTGGCCGGCCTGGATTTTTACCATTATAACTCCAATATCTATTACCGCGAGTTCGTGAACCAGGGCCAGTCCGACTTTTTCGACATCGTAAAGATGCGCGGTGCAGACCCGAACTACGTAAACCTGAACCGCGACCAGGTGGACCACCTGTACAACACCCTGCCCGCCCCGGCATACCCGTACACGATCATCTACCAGACCAATACTTACAGCGCTTACTTTAATGATGTGCTGAACCTGACTGACCGCCTGAGCGTGATGGCAGGTTTGCGCATCGACTATTTCGATAACAAAGGCACTTTCAACGTACAGACCGGCAAGATCAACGATGGCTCCGCCTACCACCAGACAGCCCTGTCGCCTAAGTTTGGCGCGGTGTACCAGGTGATCAAGGACAAGCTGTCTGTGTTTGGCAACTACCAGAACGGCTTCACGAACCAGCAGGGCGCAGACTCCGCAGGCCACACCTTCAAACCTGAACAGGCTAACCAATGGGAAGGCGGTGTGAAAGCAGGCCTGTTTGACGGTCGCCTGTCTGGCAGCATCAGCTACTACAATATTGATGTGAAGGACGTGGTGCGTGCAGATCCGTCCCACCCCTCGTTCTCCATCCAGAACGGTACCCAGCGCAGTAAAGGCCTGGAAGTGGAAATAGCTGCCAATCCCTTCTCTGGCATGAACGTGATTGCAGGTTATGCCTACAACGACAGCAAGTTTGTCCTGTCTGACAACGACTCCCAGGGCCGCCGCCCGGGTACTGCAGGCCCGGCAAACCTGGCCAATCTCTGGATCAGCTACCGCATTCCTTCCGGTGTGGCAAAAGGCCTGGGCTTTGGTTTTGGTGGTAACTACGCCAGCGAGAACAAGATCATCAATACGGCCAGCCAGGGCGTATTTTACCTGCCTGCTTACACCGTGCTGAATGCATCCATCAGCTACGACCGCGCTAAGTTCCGCGTGGCCCTGAAGCTGAACAACCTGACTGACAAGCAATACTTCACCGGTTATTCCACCTTCAATGCCCAGATGCCCCGCCAGTTTGTGGGCAGCGTAGCATTCCGCTTCTAA
- a CDS encoding RagB/SusD family nutrient uptake outer membrane protein: MYKKIAALLPAILLLVSCAKDPSAISRTDVYSNLNYPKNTNELGGVLAAAYGNWRSMELDGFEMLCKDFAASEHTADVAYGGDQPWTDLTVNHPSATNSYVNDLWTGLYRGVKECNVFFDRADYYEKNYGGPDTHLAVEQMRGEAHFLRALYYLELECFYGEAYLNGTANADKMGVPIITSVANGIDSTQKARNAVGEVWAFIESELQTAATQLKGVSYDANNKGRVTEWAAKGLLAKAYVYTQNWAAAQPILEDVIQHSGKSLMPYAKYKDAFVAIAANEFNEESLFEINVDRNSAGGYGIFDQPLTNLTTSQGLIWAVTVIGDNGSENSPISLGYGNEYIHDANLKRFGFPQPLYTMIKNPKFDASKDSSVSNLPRIIDPAYKATSLANRTNGTVDPRLEVCALQPWIDSASLDGTNWRPIAKCSNIGSISLRDSHYGWSFRKYATFDNNIFNYGPAADGANYYILRLADIYLLYAETMMHQGNNTVALEYINKVHRRAYNKPVNTPDASVDYASLTAKTKAINDPVLGSNPLYYERWAELFNEGHWWFDVCRWRIGKSEAAYYGTSLVGGAIQWDDSRSYTWPIPSNELQRNTLMKQNPGND, encoded by the coding sequence ATGTATAAAAAAATTGCAGCGCTGCTGCCGGCCATACTCCTGCTGGTTTCCTGCGCTAAAGATCCATCCGCTATCAGTCGTACGGATGTTTATTCCAACCTGAATTACCCGAAAAATACCAATGAACTGGGTGGGGTGCTCGCTGCCGCTTATGGCAACTGGCGCTCCATGGAGCTGGATGGCTTTGAAATGTTGTGTAAAGACTTTGCCGCCAGCGAGCACACAGCAGACGTGGCCTACGGCGGAGACCAGCCCTGGACGGACCTTACGGTGAACCATCCTTCCGCCACCAACAGTTATGTAAATGACCTGTGGACAGGCCTGTACCGCGGTGTGAAGGAGTGCAATGTGTTCTTTGACCGTGCGGATTATTACGAAAAAAATTATGGTGGCCCGGATACGCACCTGGCCGTAGAGCAGATGCGCGGGGAAGCACATTTCCTACGGGCACTGTACTACCTGGAGCTGGAATGTTTTTACGGGGAGGCCTATTTGAATGGTACCGCCAATGCCGATAAAATGGGCGTGCCCATTATTACTTCGGTGGCCAATGGGATAGACAGTACCCAGAAAGCCCGCAACGCCGTAGGCGAAGTGTGGGCCTTCATTGAAAGCGAATTGCAAACCGCCGCTACCCAGCTCAAAGGTGTAAGCTATGATGCAAACAATAAGGGCCGTGTAACTGAGTGGGCCGCAAAAGGCCTGCTGGCAAAGGCTTACGTGTACACCCAAAACTGGGCGGCTGCACAGCCCATCCTGGAAGACGTGATCCAGCACAGTGGTAAATCCCTCATGCCTTATGCCAAATACAAAGATGCATTTGTGGCAATTGCGGCCAATGAGTTCAACGAAGAATCCCTGTTCGAGATCAATGTAGACCGCAACTCTGCCGGTGGTTACGGCATCTTTGACCAGCCACTTACCAACCTTACCACCAGCCAGGGCCTCATCTGGGCGGTAACGGTGATCGGGGATAATGGCAGTGAGAACAGCCCCATTTCCCTGGGCTATGGCAACGAGTACATACACGATGCCAACCTGAAACGCTTTGGTTTCCCACAGCCGCTCTACACCATGATCAAGAACCCGAAGTTTGATGCCAGCAAGGACTCTTCCGTAAGCAACCTGCCCCGCATCATAGACCCGGCCTACAAAGCCACTTCCCTGGCAAACCGTACCAACGGTACCGTAGATCCCCGCCTGGAAGTATGTGCACTGCAACCGTGGATAGACAGCGCCAGCCTGGATGGTACCAACTGGCGGCCCATTGCCAAGTGTTCCAACATTGGCAGCATCAGCCTGCGCGACTCACACTATGGCTGGAGCTTCCGCAAGTATGCCACGTTTGATAACAACATTTTCAACTACGGTCCTGCCGCAGATGGTGCTAACTATTACATCCTGCGCCTGGCAGACATTTACCTGCTGTATGCAGAAACCATGATGCACCAGGGTAACAACACCGTAGCGCTGGAATACATCAACAAAGTGCACCGCCGCGCCTATAACAAGCCCGTGAACACGCCGGATGCCAGCGTGGATTATGCATCTCTTACCGCAAAAACAAAAGCGATCAATGACCCGGTGCTGGGCAGTAACCCGCTGTACTATGAACGCTGGGCAGAGCTCTTTAATGAAGGCCACTGGTGGTTCGACGTGTGCCGCTGGCGCATTGGTAAATCGGAAGCGGCTTACTACGGCACCTCCCTGGTAGGCGGTGCCATCCAGTGGGACGACAGCCGTTCCTATACCTGGCCTATTCCCAGCAATGAGCTGCAAAGGAATACGCTGATGAAGCAGAACCCGGGGAATGACTAA
- a CDS encoding SusC/RagA family TonB-linked outer membrane protein, with protein MLTRHLLKALLTLFLLAWLAPGAYAQQVSLTGKVTDDKGQPLPGAGVQVRGGKGGTGTDNAGIFHLSVPSHATIIVSYVGFDADTITLSGQTTLNVQLHPTTAALEQVVVVGYGTQRRKDVTGSIASIKGADVKSQPVTNVTEAIQGRVAGVEIVKSSGAPDAPSSILIRGVSSLNNAQPLYIVDGVRQTNGENFNMADIADINVLKDASAAAIYGSAAAGGVIIITTKKGQVGKPTINLNARYGITKPRTLQLLDRDNWIKMKRTIDPTYLQGNDHTDTLPNTDWTKELFRSGNEQNYNLSVSGANNNANYLVSGFYNNQKGVYLNNASRLIGARVNSEFKLGKIFRAGEELYIWGRNTNPVPPYATPINPPFRTTPIMPVYNPDKTDKSNIWGQSPTGYSGPNLVGQIMTAHILNKKLNLQGNAFVEVQLPLYLTFRSTLGYTFYNEAQNYFQEPYNFGQVKSPSNKLEKYTNNNQTLLTNYTLSFDHLFGKHAINALVGYEQIQNKYDGIDATETNVGGSSFGFIRTSQSDAFVTGGYDPNGLVKSQFGRLNYNYAGKYYISGAVRRDANFTVFGPGNQHGVFPSASAGWHISDEDFFKKGVPFIDLLKLRGSWGRLGNSNINSYYFLTTYEQVNSANFSPGGSPSVGITQTFIPNEKIKWEQVEETNIGIDLEALHHRLNFTAEWYNKTTNDMLYGLPVALSSGITALYETNIGSVNNKGIDLVLGYHDHAGKFSYGVNFTGSFNKNKVLNLDGVNANPILDGNNNYGNGSFGLMINNPLTITRAGAPFGRFWGYKVQGIFKTDDEAAKHGSQLGNTPHAGDLIYQDITGDGKVTADDKQVLGNPNPKFSYGANINLAYGAFDLNLLFNGVSGVQLFNGVKAYAQFPFSDGNTTAQVFNASYFGSNQLTSQPRINYNGVNDPNQNYNVPNSYFVENGSYLKLKNAQLGYNFSNTLLNRLKIQKARLYVMANNLFTITRYSGLDPELSGVLVPGPTGPQYSVTTRGIDAPWQYPHTRVFSVGFDATF; from the coding sequence ATGCTTACCAGACATTTACTGAAAGCACTGCTCACGTTGTTCCTCCTGGCCTGGCTCGCGCCGGGCGCATACGCACAGCAGGTGTCCCTTACGGGAAAGGTCACCGACGATAAAGGCCAGCCCCTGCCCGGTGCAGGCGTGCAGGTACGCGGTGGCAAAGGCGGTACCGGCACCGACAATGCCGGCATCTTCCACCTCTCCGTGCCTTCCCATGCCACCATCATTGTTTCCTATGTGGGTTTTGATGCGGATACCATAACCCTGTCCGGGCAAACCACCCTCAATGTACAGCTCCACCCCACCACCGCCGCACTGGAACAGGTAGTGGTAGTGGGCTACGGCACCCAGCGCCGTAAAGACGTTACCGGCTCCATTGCCTCCATCAAGGGCGCTGATGTAAAAAGCCAGCCCGTGACCAATGTTACAGAAGCCATCCAGGGCCGCGTGGCCGGCGTGGAGATCGTGAAGAGCTCGGGCGCACCAGACGCGCCCTCCAGTATATTGATCCGCGGGGTATCCTCGCTGAACAACGCACAGCCCCTTTACATCGTGGACGGGGTACGCCAGACCAACGGGGAAAACTTTAACATGGCGGATATTGCCGATATCAACGTGCTCAAAGACGCCAGCGCCGCCGCCATTTATGGTAGCGCCGCCGCCGGTGGGGTGATCATCATCACCACGAAGAAAGGCCAGGTAGGCAAACCCACCATTAACCTCAATGCCCGTTATGGCATCACCAAGCCCCGCACCCTGCAGCTGCTGGACCGCGACAACTGGATCAAGATGAAACGCACCATTGATCCTACCTACCTGCAGGGCAATGACCACACTGATACGCTGCCCAATACCGACTGGACCAAAGAGCTGTTCCGCAGTGGGAATGAGCAGAACTACAACCTGTCTGTATCTGGTGCCAATAACAATGCAAACTACCTGGTGTCTGGTTTTTATAACAACCAGAAAGGCGTGTACCTGAACAACGCTTCCCGCCTGATAGGTGCCCGCGTAAATTCCGAATTTAAACTGGGCAAGATCTTCCGCGCCGGTGAAGAACTGTACATCTGGGGCCGTAATACCAACCCGGTGCCGCCTTATGCAACGCCCATCAACCCGCCTTTCCGTACCACGCCCATCATGCCGGTGTACAACCCGGATAAGACGGACAAGTCCAACATCTGGGGCCAGAGCCCTACCGGCTATTCCGGTCCTAACCTGGTGGGCCAGATCATGACGGCGCACATCCTCAATAAGAAATTGAACCTCCAGGGCAATGCCTTTGTGGAAGTGCAACTGCCCCTGTACCTCACCTTCCGCTCCACGCTGGGTTACACCTTCTACAATGAAGCCCAGAACTACTTCCAGGAGCCGTACAACTTTGGACAGGTAAAGAGCCCGTCTAACAAACTGGAAAAGTATACGAACAACAACCAGACCCTGCTCACCAACTATACCCTGAGCTTTGATCACCTGTTTGGCAAGCACGCCATCAATGCACTGGTAGGGTATGAGCAGATCCAGAATAAATATGATGGCATTGATGCCACTGAAACCAATGTGGGCGGCTCATCCTTTGGCTTTATCCGCACCTCCCAGAGCGATGCGTTTGTGACTGGTGGCTATGATCCCAATGGCCTCGTGAAATCACAGTTTGGCCGCCTGAACTATAATTATGCAGGCAAGTATTACATCTCCGGCGCCGTGCGCCGCGATGCAAACTTTACCGTGTTTGGCCCCGGTAACCAGCATGGCGTCTTCCCTTCTGCCTCCGCCGGCTGGCATATCAGTGATGAGGACTTCTTTAAGAAAGGTGTGCCTTTCATTGACCTCCTGAAACTGCGTGGCAGCTGGGGACGTTTGGGCAACAGTAATATCAACAGCTACTACTTCCTCACCACGTATGAGCAGGTAAATTCTGCTAACTTCTCACCGGGCGGCTCTCCCAGTGTAGGCATCACCCAGACCTTTATTCCCAATGAAAAGATCAAGTGGGAGCAGGTGGAAGAAACCAACATCGGCATTGACCTGGAAGCCCTGCACCACCGCCTGAACTTCACGGCAGAGTGGTATAACAAAACCACGAATGACATGCTGTATGGCCTGCCCGTGGCACTTAGTTCCGGCATTACCGCGCTGTATGAAACCAACATCGGTTCTGTAAACAACAAGGGTATTGACCTGGTATTGGGTTATCACGACCATGCGGGTAAATTCAGCTACGGCGTAAACTTCACCGGTTCTTTCAACAAGAATAAAGTACTGAACCTGGATGGTGTGAATGCAAACCCTATCCTGGATGGTAATAATAATTATGGTAACGGCAGCTTTGGCCTCATGATCAATAACCCCCTCACCATCACCCGCGCCGGTGCGCCCTTTGGCCGGTTCTGGGGTTACAAAGTGCAGGGCATCTTTAAAACAGATGACGAAGCCGCCAAGCATGGCTCCCAGCTGGGCAACACACCGCATGCAGGTGACCTGATCTACCAGGATATCACCGGCGATGGTAAAGTAACGGCAGACGATAAGCAGGTGCTGGGCAATCCTAACCCGAAGTTCTCTTACGGTGCCAATATCAACCTCGCTTACGGCGCGTTTGACCTGAACCTCCTGTTCAACGGCGTTTCCGGCGTGCAGCTGTTCAACGGTGTGAAAGCCTATGCACAGTTCCCCTTTTCTGACGGCAATACCACTGCGCAGGTGTTCAATGCCTCCTACTTCGGCAGCAACCAGCTTACTTCACAACCCCGTATCAATTACAACGGTGTGAATGATCCGAACCAGAACTACAATGTGCCCAACAGTTACTTTGTAGAGAATGGCTCCTACCTGAAACTGAAGAATGCACAACTGGGTTATAATTTTTCCAACACGCTGCTGAACCGACTGAAGATCCAGAAAGCGCGCCTGTACGTGATGGCTAATAACCTGTTTACCATCACCAGGTACAGCGGTCTCGATCCCGAGTTGAGCGGCGTGCTGGTGCCTGGCCCCACCGGCCCGCAGTACAGCGTTACCACCCGTGGTATAGATGCGCCCTGGCAGTATCCGCACACCCGCGTGTTCTCCGTCGGTTTTGACGCCACGTTCTAG
- a CDS encoding glycoside hydrolase family 71/99-like protein, which produces MKLQMTMLCWLLCTGAALAQPYPPGNTKPRIFVHLMPWFETKATNTPANTWGIHWTMATAHPDVIDKDGKRQIASLYYPLTGPYASGDTVLIEYQLLLMQYSGIDGVLIDWPGILEHNDYPLLVRNTEKIVSVLQRTRLHFAIVYEDHNINITAQDGALHVGKIDAARADMAYLQAHFFTLPSYEHLNGQPMLLNFGPQTFEQPAAWSRIFDSLQPAPAFFPLWGHDRYAGANAAGTFAWINEDHTVSLQKYYAEQDSRPRIASAYPGFESYYLKGGWDGPRWSIAHTPATFSTTLDLALQSKLPYIQLPTWNDYGEGTTIEPTREYRYAYLTLLQRKLGVPFTQQQLELVTTFYNLRRYYAGNAQQQKKLDAVFAQLAQGDVVGAEKEMKAMKKGR; this is translated from the coding sequence ATGAAATTGCAAATGACCATGCTGTGCTGGTTGCTCTGTACGGGAGCAGCCCTGGCGCAGCCATACCCACCCGGGAATACAAAACCCAGGATCTTTGTGCACCTGATGCCCTGGTTTGAGACCAAGGCTACCAATACGCCGGCCAATACCTGGGGCATTCACTGGACCATGGCCACGGCGCACCCGGACGTGATAGACAAGGATGGCAAGCGGCAGATCGCTTCATTGTATTACCCGCTTACCGGGCCTTATGCCTCCGGCGATACGGTACTCATAGAATACCAGCTGCTGCTTATGCAGTATAGTGGTATAGATGGGGTACTGATAGACTGGCCGGGCATTTTGGAGCACAATGATTACCCGCTGCTGGTGCGCAACACAGAAAAGATCGTATCGGTGCTGCAACGTACCAGGCTGCATTTTGCGATCGTGTATGAAGATCATAATATCAATATCACCGCGCAGGATGGCGCGCTGCACGTGGGAAAGATAGATGCGGCGCGGGCTGACATGGCTTACCTGCAGGCGCACTTTTTTACACTGCCCAGTTATGAGCACCTGAACGGCCAGCCCATGCTGCTGAATTTTGGCCCCCAGACCTTTGAACAGCCGGCCGCGTGGAGCCGCATCTTTGACAGCCTGCAACCGGCACCGGCCTTTTTCCCCCTGTGGGGCCACGACCGGTATGCGGGTGCAAATGCAGCCGGCACGTTTGCATGGATCAATGAAGACCATACCGTAAGCCTGCAGAAATATTACGCGGAGCAGGATAGCCGGCCCCGCATTGCGTCTGCATATCCCGGTTTTGAAAGTTATTACTTAAAAGGAGGATGGGATGGGCCCAGGTGGTCCATAGCACATACACCTGCTACGTTCAGTACTACGCTGGACCTGGCGCTCCAAAGCAAACTGCCTTACATACAGCTGCCTACCTGGAATGATTACGGGGAAGGCACTACGATAGAACCTACCCGCGAGTACAGGTATGCTTACCTGACCCTGCTGCAACGCAAGCTGGGCGTGCCTTTTACGCAACAGCAGCTGGAGCTGGTGACCACTTTCTATAACCTGCGCCGCTATTATGCCGGTAATGCGCAGCAACAAAAGAAGCTCGATGCGGTGTTTGCGCAACTGGCCCAGGGGGATGTTGTGGGAGCGGAAAAGGAGATGAAGGCAATGAAGAAGGGGAGGTGA